The DNA segment AAGAgcactatttattttcttcccaaatcTTGAATTATTTGGGAAATAGGCCTGATATTTGAGGGGAGGGATTGTTTTAAAGCATATTAGTAGAGATTATTTGCCTTATGGattaacataaaacatttattcttagaaaatatggaaaggaCCAGATACTTTTCTAATATATAGCACATCAAAATGATGATACTTATTATATATAACTGAAATATACAATCTAGttaaatttgtttgaaaattagGAGTTTACAAGACTCTAGTACTTGATGTGAATTAGGCACAGAATTAGGCACCTTAGcagaaaatagtaagaaaaatgaaaattttcaattCTAATTTATATAAGGCTTAGATATATCTTtgatataatgtaataatattctttggtattttcacaggccaaagatacaaaaaatatttttgctagaAATGAGTTGTCACAAATGTCTTTTCCTTAGATGaggtaaaaaataatatactggAAAATTCCAACAGTAACAATAGTAACTTTAACATTGCCATAGAGCCAAATACTATTAACCATTTCCATATTTCTTAATAGAGGCTCAAAGAACTGAAACAAAGGGAATTTGCTCGAAATGTAGCATCTAAATCcaggaaagatgaaagaaaacaggaaaaggcaCTCCAACGCCTGCACAAGCTGGCCGAGCTAAGAAAGGAAACTGTGTGGTGAGTGTGCAATAAAAGCTTAACTTTTCTTAAAACATgatgaccaaaggaaaaaaaaaaaagacatagaaataaaGGGCGCAAATCTATTTATTTCTGTACCCAGAATAAGGCACTCACATTTTCATGGCTTTCTGTGGGCTGTAAACAgtaacttgaatttgaattttatgcaAACACCTGTTTAatatacatttcaataaaaaggcAACATTCctataattttagttttcaagaaaattaatttcacattGCTCTGCTATTTACACTTAGTTGAAACCTCTTCTGTTTCTTGGtggaaattcaaaatatttgattGAAGAAGAGAACAAAGCACCATCTCATGACCTTTATTATAAAAGgagttttaagagaaaattatttataattgaaaatttgGAGGACTTTTATTTGaaagtatcttttatttaaaaaaaataaagatcatgaAGGCCCTGTGAACTGCAGAGGCAGGTCAAAATTAGTTTCATTGTGAATAAACAGTAATAACTGTTAGAAGTTCAAAGCTCTTACACTTTGACCTGCTTCTCCAGTGTGTAGTTATAATGTTATAATTCAGAATTTACAATACAGGACAGGGAACTGTCATAAAAAGAAGACAACTTTTTAGAgtgttctctccctccaccccaaaacaaataggcccctctttttttgtttaaaacaaaactgtttcaTAGCAATTCTATTTTATGCTGAATATAGTGTTGGGGAATATATTGGTATATCATAACATTCTTTGGAATGTCAAAtttgaaaaactcaaaataaaatttaatgtatttttaatcctCTAGGGAACTATCAAAGACCAATATAACTGCTATTCAGTCATACCAacagatattttttctctgtgtggCAGTAAGTGAAAAATTATAGAACTTCAAGTTAATGTTATAGAGAACCATAGGGCCCATGCAATTAAATGTCCTAGAAGTAGCATTTGCAAATGTAAATTCTGAAACATTTAGAGAACTAGAGTTAATAATAAGATATGcataaaaaaagagcaaaacttcTTATCGAAATTACTTTCCTCAGTAATAGTACTTATTTCgcattacacacacacgcacacacacacacttttcctaTTAATTTGAGGCCTCTAAAGATGTGCAGTGAAACAATCCATTGTGTTAGAGattcaataaagaaaacattcaacTAAAAATATTGGGGGACACTTGGAACTTCTAAGAAACTAAATTTAATAGAATGGAAAATTCTGCACAGCATGACTCTCTTTGGGTAAAGATGATATTTAGGTAACTCCTTGTTTATATGCCACACAGTACAGTTCTTTTATGAAAAACTCACTATTTATGGTGTCCTACAAtgccaaataaatagaaattgcATCTTAAGTAAATAGTCTTTTGTCCTACACTtactattatattatattatttacaacttcagggtaatttttttaaatattaagaatagcaattctaaataaaattctaaagcCAGTATTATCTCAGTTAATTTTGCATGGCAGGACTCTACTTGGCCTGGTGTAGACTCTTAGTGAACATTGATTGAATTGAATTGTTGAACCGAATTCCCAGCCCTTCtgaagttataattttttaaagctgtctTCATATTCTCCATGTAGTATTAACGATGTTAAGTATTTGTAAATTTAGATAACTTTAGAGATTCTACAATATTCCAAAATATCACTGAAGAGGCCATGGGATAAAGAACCTTGGTCAGGAAGCACTGGTTGAGAACATAGGAATGTCCTTGACATTGCTGTTAATAGTTATAGAAATAACTTCGAGACAGCTTCTCCAAGTTGTCCCAAACAATAATCAGTAACTAAATGCAACTGTAGCACTATGAAAGAGAACCTTACAAAATGAAAGTAATTCTCCTATACAGAtcttaaaagttgaaaaagaaatcttataaTGATGTGTCTGAAATGGggtgtttgaatatttttcttcagaagTGTCCTATCTAATATGTACTTTTCTGTTTCTAGTGCTCCTGGAAGTGGCCCCATGTTCAAGTCAACAACTGTTACTGTGAAAGAAAATTGTAATGAAATTTCCCAAAGAGTTGCTGTGGATTCAGTTAATAACCAGGAAGATTTCAAATATACTTTGATTCATAGTGAAGAGAATACTAAAGATGTTACCACTGTTGCTGAAGATCCAGAAAGTGCAAATAATTATACAGCAAAAAATAACCAACTTGGGGATCAAGCCCAAGGAATTCACAGACACAAAATTggcttttcttttgcatttccaaagAAAGCAGCAGTGAAGCTGGAGTCCTCAGCTGCAGCCTTCTCTGAATACAATGATGATGCCTCTGTGGAAAAAGGATTTAGCAGAAAAAGTAGATTTGTCCCTGGTACTTGTCATCTTCAACTATCTTCACCAACAGATGTGCTTTTGAGTTCTGAGGAGAAAGCTAACTCTTTTCATCCACCAGAAGGAATGTGCACTGAGAAAGAAACTGCTCAAACTCAAGAGATGAAAGAAGTTTCTAGtgaaaaagatacatttttattaccttcattttgCCAGTTTCAACTCCCTTTATCTTCGGATGCAGATAATTGCCAAAATTCAATCCCATTAGCAGATCAAATACCACTGGGCGATGTTATTATTAATGAAGGCATACCTATGAGTGATAACAGTTCCGAATTGTTAGGAAATAAATCCACAGTTCTCGATATAGCTAATGAATGCATATCTTTGCAAGCTATCACAGAGGAAAATGTTAAGGACCATGATACATCTATAGTTGAAGCTGACAATAAAAATTATGGTCCTGAGATGTTGGCCCCTTCAAATTCTGAAGAGGAAAATATAAccttccataaaaaaaaagatttatataaaagACCATGTGAACCATTTGTACCCGTACTTAACAAAGATGGAACCACAATTCTTCAGTGGCCATCAGAAATGCTGATTTATACATCGACTCAGCCATCAATTTCCTATAGCTGTAACCCTCTCTGTTTTGACTTCAAGTCCACTAAATTAAACAACAATCTAGATAAGAATAAACTGCCCATAAATGGTCTTTCTTCTCAGCAGAAGGGAGAAGACATTTTCAAGAGACCAGTTTCAGAATGCAAGGACACACCTATTGTAGGACTCACTGATTATGGCACTGGAGGCAGCAGAAATCAATGCACCCAGGTCATTCCTCTTTTGGTTGGTGGTACTCTTTCCAATACCTGTAATTCTGGAAAAAATGGGAATATGGGTCAGaggtataaaaatatttcctgtaggatcagaaacacaaaaaaatacaattttactaAATGTCAAATGAAACAGGGCACTCTAGATGAGAAATATCACAAAATAAGATTGAAAGATACTCATGAACACTGGTTCCAtaaaagtagaaggaagaaaagaagaaaaaagttatgtCAGCACCATCATGGGGAGAAAACCAAAGAGTCGGAAATTCACTTCCAAATGGAAACGGAAAACAGTTACACTGATATAACTAGGAAGAATCTCCTGGAAACAATTTCAGAAAAGCAGTATTTAGCTGCAGGGCAATTATTAGACTCACAACAATTACCTGATAAAAGGCCCAAACCATCAACCATATACttaagtgaaaatgaagaaatgtgtaAAGCTCAAAACACTGAAAATGATAGCAATGACGCTAACAGTTCTAAAAACCACTGCACAAAGAGCTCAGTTGTTTTCAGTGAACAATCCAATCCAACAGTGATACAGTctagaaaacataatttaactTACTCCAGAACTTACTGTAGTTGGAAAGCCAAAATATCCGGCTGTAGTCAGGATCACAGATGCCTAGTTCTTCAAAACGACATGAGCTGCCTGAGCCAGAACCAGGCTGTTAAAAGAGGTTATAATTCTCTCATTAATGAATCAGAAAGATTCCATCGAAAACGTAGACAACATTCATATTCTTATTCTTCGGATGAAAGTTTAAATCGACAGAATTATTTACCAGAAGAATTCTTGAGGCCCCCACGTGCTTCCGCTCCCTGCAAGCCTAAAAGGAAacggaggagaaaaagaagattcCACATCGGGTTTGAAGCTTTGGAACTCAAAGAGAACACAGATCATCCCAAGAAGGGCAATTCTTCCTTATGTCACCAGGAGGAGTTAGTAAGTGAAGACAAAACAGGGGACATAAAACCACAAGAAGTTGCAAATGCTGAGAAGAACTcagaagaagcagagggagaagaaaaccaGGCGACTTTGCCCCTGGGCGGTCCCCTTCCTCCTGAAGCCTGTGGTGAGGCTGCGCAATCAGTGCTGGAGACACCTTCTGGGGACTCGAGGGACATCTCCCACCCACGCGCCACCTCTGTCTACCACGTAGCCAGTGCcgcaacaaaagaagaaattggcAATACCTTGCtgcaacagaaagaaagaggtgagggtataaatattcatgaaaagcAAATTCCTTTCAAGGTGCCTAATACTGACAGGAACTTCAGACAGTCGCAACCGAAATCGTACCTCTGCCATTACGAACTGGCAGAGGCCCTTCCACAAGGAAAGGTGAACGAGGCCTCGACCGAGTGGCTGCGTTTCAATTCGGGAATCCTTAACACACAGCCACCATTACCGTTCAAGGAAGCACATGTCAGCGGTCACACCTTCGTAACGACGGAGCAAATCCTGGCTCCATTAGCTCTGCCGGATCAGGCGCTGCTGATCCCCATAGAAAACCACGATAAATTCAGAAATCTGCCTTGTGAGGTCTACCAGCACATCCTCCCGCCCAACATGCTGGCCAACAAGGTCAAGTTTACTTTTGCTCCGgccgccctccccccgcccagcccGCCTCTGCAGCCTCTGCAGCCTCTGCCTCTGCAGCAGCCCTTCTGTTCTACCTCTGTAACCACTCTGCACCACGCGGTTCTGCAGCAGCACGCGGcggccgccgccgcagccgccgccgctgcGGCCGCAGGAACCTTCAAAGTGCTTCAGCCCCACCAACAGTTTCTTTCCCACGCCCCAGCTCTCACCAGAACAGCGTTACCTCAGATCTCAGTGGGACCGGTCGGACCAAGGCTTTGTCCTGGGAACCAGCCAACTTTTGTGGCTCCTCCTCAGATGCCAATCATTCCAGCGTCCGTTCTTCATCCTAGCCATCTGGCTTTCCCACCTTTACCCCATGCCCTCTTCCCTTCACTGCTTGCCCCACACCCTACTGTCATCCCACTGCAACCCCTGTTCTAGTCCTCGCcatgaaagggagagaaaatgttCACGTGAAACCTATTGCTATCTGCGTCAACGCTCATCTAAGTGGATAATTGCCTATTGAAATGGTGGAAATAAACTAGCCAAACTATGGCCTCATTGATAGGAAATCATTTACTGTAAGTGTAATGatgcaaataaattattaagtttctgatatataatattattaaggCACTGAATAGTTTGAAAACCAATACAATATACGCTGTACATTAAAATGGTGTCTTAAGAGTATGTATAATGTACATAAGatatatttatagtactgtaaTTTATGTTGTAAAGTATGCtccttggttttttttaaatctttgtgtaTTTGCACCTATTTAATGTTTAGACAAAGCTGATGGCACTACGTTTTGTACCATGTTCCTTGAAACTGTAAATTCAGTGAAATATATCTCTtgcaataaatttttgttaagtaTTTAAGTAACTCAAACTTTGTTTTAGTTCGTTTTCGCTGTTTTGGGAATGTACAGTAACAGTAGGTTTTGGATTTACATTGTTTCTTCTGTCCATTGGCATCTCTGAACCTCAGAGGCTCAAGAGAATATCTTCGGAGTCCACCAATACTCAAACTGTGATATCATCTTtcagaataattataataacattttttctgtttgttctaaTGCTGCTTATACTCAGAGTTTACTATATTTCCTGAACAATTGGCCCTCTAGTCAATAAACCATTTTTGTAAAAGTAATGTCAGTAGGGGGAGGgataactcaaaaaaaaatgcaaagtacaTAGTATTCTTTCAGGAACTGTAAAATAGCACTAGTGgacaagaaatagcaaataaCCAATATAAATTCTTATAACATCTTTGTATGTTAAAGTTCTCAaatgtattatgtttatttttaatcgttgcaggaaatatatgtatatgataataTTGGCATGGATTAAGGAATGGGTTTAATTAATAAATCACTATCCATATATAACATCTTGGGCAGAATGGCGTAAACACAATCTGTATCTGGATATACTCTTAATTGAGAATCTGGAAGTGGGAAGGAGAGTAAATAAATAGCTCTTCCTTCTGCACATCTTTCTAGTAGTCATGTTTGTATCATATTTCCAAATCACCAAAGAGCAATTAGAAAAATTTCACATCACCCTTCCagattctgctttatttttaaagagttctgCATGATTATTCACTCAAGTGCTTCTACATGTACTAAAGAATATAATTATTCAATAGAAAACCAGGGAACATCACACTCTTCCAATGTGTACGTGCCCCGGTCCGTGCCACTTGGTGAGAAAGTCTATGTGATTCGTAGAGAAGTTTCACGTGACCATGTGCAAATGATAAAGGGTTAtggcagtccaggaatgaatcccagcATCAGAGAGGACAACTGAGTTCATCCAAAGGGAGAGCAACATTTATGCCATGCTGTACTGAGAAAATGCTAATTCCTATGTCTACTGTAGGAATGTGTTATcctaagtgatattgagcataaAGGTATCTTCCCATAACAGAATCATCtgtattgaattttgttttaaacagagtggagaaaggagaagatcTAGGTCGTTTACTTTCTTGAGTATTTGTCATAATAATCATTGATGTAAATGTTTTCCTGAAAAATGGTTGTGAGAGATTGCATATGCCATTTCATGAttgacaaataagaaaataaaaatagtaagggAAGCAATTCCATTTCAAATGTTCTGAGATAACATGTTCCAAAAATGGGAACTAAAATTGGAACGGATGATTTTTCCCCAAGCAAAATGTTTGAAACTATCTTTGAAGATAAAATAGATGGGAATATCTACTGGGGAATGCTGACCCAGTTCATTTTTAATCTGTCAGATCAGGATTGTTGTTTCTGCTGTTTAAAATCAAACCGAGTGTTCAGCTTTAAATATGCagattttgtctcttctttttgtcATCTCCTATATGCCCCTTGTACTTCTCTTACCTCTTGTTCTtattctttaattcctttttcctttgatcTTTTCCCTCTCAATTTCATTGTGGACaccatttgtgtatatgtgtgtctcccatttttctttctccatgttaattattccttttactttttttcttcaattctggTGCTCtcctacatttctttttgttaaatgaCTTGGTTAAGCCTTCTTAACTATTTAGCTGTAACAGAATATACTTGATGACTTGCAATCAAGTTATTAGCTATGTGATAGAGATTTCTAGAAAGTTTGAGGAAGGAAGTTCTCAGTTAAAACTACTGAAATTCAACTTGACAGATAAATTAATTGGTTCTCATGTACATCAAAGGCTGGAGAAGAAGTGAATGTTAGTTAAGCACACCAAAGCCATTCTgattataaataattaatttaatattcagTATATTTGATAAGATATTGCTTACATAGTTGGAGCATCTGTTATACATCCAGGACTCAAAATGAATGTATGATGAGACACTTGTTACCTGTTCTGATAACACCAATCCCAGAATCAAGGGAATCAGGCTGATGGACTGAAGATCAACAATGAGCAAAGCCATCAGACAGGTTAAGTTAGGGTGGACTCAATAGTCAGTGGGGCTGTCAGAGGACCACCAGTCATGCTCATATTGTTGGCAGCAGGAATCAGGCCAATGTAACAGCCATACTCTGGAATTAGGTTTGGTCACTGGTTGATGgctggttcatgggttctggaGCTGAAATCCGAGGCCTATACAGGTGCAGATTATTGTGCATTCTATACAATTGGGAGGTTTAAACAATTCCAACACTATCTCTTACCCACCATCTCTAGTCTGCTAGTTACAAGCATTgctatatttgttattttaaagatgaatgatTTGGAATATAGAATAAATCTGAACATGGAAAGTAACTGCAGCCAGGTAACAAAAGGATTCACATTGGATGACAGAAAGGGAACTCATTCACCACTTCGACAAccatcgctctctctctctttcattaagTCTaattatatagatacagatatagatgtaTCTCCAAATTCTTTTATGAGTTGAACAGCATATCAAACTGCCCATAGGGCATCTCAACCTGAATATCTGCCAAGTGTTTTGAACTCAAAACTCAAAGTCAAGATCTTTCATTATTGGTCCCACTGAAACCTGGTCTTTGTCTTGTGTTTCTAAGCTCTGTGAATgcaattaaaagaagaagaaaaagagaagaagaaaaagaagaagaagaaaaataagaagaagcagcagcaacagcagcagcagcaaaacaCAATCTTGTTATCTGAATCAGAAGCCAGAGTGTCATGCCCACATCAAATCAATCAATGAACCATTTTGGCTctatttccttaattattttctttctaagtttttttttttctgtctgtacaCTCTATATAGTTCTAGCCCTAGTAGTCCATAAGCTGAATTGCTGACTTGCTGTTATAAATTAATGTCTCTTTGCCCAATTTCCCGTTCCTCCTAGGCATTGTTTCCACTGCTGccaggaatacatttttaaaatgcagacctTTTAAGATGCTCCCTTATTTTAAAACCTGTTATGGAATCTCAATTATTCTCAGAATAAGCATGAAAACCCTGAGAGTGTCGTGGGAAATCTATGGTGAACTAGATGTCAGCCTCTCTACTCAGGACCATCCGGTCCAGCACTCCTCTGGACCATCCATTCTAATTGACTTAGTTACAATCATCTCTGAGTTTGTGTGATCATGTTTTGTTATCCTGAATGCTTTCTTCCTCgtatttttctttacttgaaTAACTAGTACCGTGTCACACTCCACTTGAGTGTCAGTTTCTTTGGTCCTTCTTTCCCAGATTCCCTTTGCCCCCCAGATAAGTTAGCTTCTTATTCTCTAGGCTCACATAGCATGCTGTGCACAAATTGTGTTATAAACACTGTGTTGAAtatattattgtgtttttcaCACTCACAAGATTGAGTTCCTTGAGTCAATGTAGCATGTGACTCAATAAAACCTCAGTAAAAGTTTGTTGAATGAGGGaataaaatgagttggaaaaaatgtaattaaggCCTATACAGATTGCATTACAGAGTTCCAGAACTGTTATCCATTTTTACTCCAAACTGGTCCTACAAcagtttaaatgaaaatgtattttttttccacaaactAGAACTTCAAGACACCATTTAGCATgaattaacttctttttaaaggaattatgAATCATTTCAAATAGAATTCCATAATCAATAATCAAAGTATGACTTGAACCTTTTTCCCCACCCCGAGAAGAAGGCGCAAGCTTcactatatctatctatctatctatctatctatcatcatctatcatctatttctcatatttcttttaGTACTTGTCATCAAGCATTAACACATGATGTGTCAGACACTAAATTTGggggataaagaaacaaaaaggaccCCTCATGTTACTCAGATGTtcaaatctggaaaaaaaaaaaagaacagacataCAAAATCTTATATTTAGCCATCCAGTTTGCTATGTTATTATTAGTCGATCAAAATGGATTGAATTTATATTCACTGATGCCCTTTTTTCCCACTGTGTGTCAGTCTCCATTTCTCATTCTcgtccccccaacacacacacacacacacacacacacacacacccgctgCTTATTTGCCTACCTAAGCCACTGTCCTTGGGAGTGAAATTTGTTATCAGGGAAGCTTTCCAATaagctatttattttctctcacaaataaaattagataaaggCTTAAGGCTCACTTATATCATCAGTTGAGGCCCAGGGTTTGCTTTAGAGTTAGCAGCAAAAAGCTGTGCAATTTGTTCTGAGGTGTCAAATATGACTGAAATATACCCCACCATCTGCCAGCTCTATggtttgtgtccccctctcccacccagcaTCCTCTGCATTGGTACagaggaaaaggttttttttttgtttgtttgttttttgttttttcacacaAAGGCAACATTGCTCACTAAGCCAAATTCCTAGAGCAagatccttttatttattcatagatGCGTCTTGCATACTAGCACCTGTCCTGAGCCTTCAATACTTGAGAACATGAGCTTGGAATCTACTTGAGCCTGGGAGCTctgggcaaaaacaaacaaacaaacaaacaaaaactagtaaTGTAAcagacttttctccttttttaatctcctaaaatcttacttttaattgacctaattatttttatcaattatATCATTTTGtggtaatattttgaatatgttgtttacatattttactaatattttctttttttggattctGGTTTTAAtggctgcattttattttttataaatttctttctaacatttttatggagtatattttctatatctttagTATCTTCgcagcatttaaaatatattttagattttaaaatatagatctcATCACATGCCATTGAACTAATCATAATTTCTGTTTAatattgtttccatcttttttgtACTGATTATCTCTAAGACTATTTTAATTCTCTCATTGAAtacaaattgtattttattcttcaatATGTTTATTGGTAATATAGGGAGAAAGTATAGGTTCTTTGAGAGGTATATATATTGCGTGAAGGAGTTTTAAAGACAGGACTTACATTTAGCTTTCAGTCTTCTCCAAATAGGTTCTCCTATTCTCTTCCATATTCAATTTCTATAACCAGCAACTACTCTCAGAACTGAACAGTCATCTAGGAAGTCAGATTCAGTGACCTAGAAGAAAGATTCTAATGTTCATGCATGAAACAGCACATCCCCCTGCCTCACTGCCTTGGTTCAACAACTGGACTTCTAACTGGCAAATCCTCTCAATGAAAAAGCAAGCTCACTGGATACCCTACTTAGTCCATGATCCACTTTAAAAAAGACTAGCTCTTTGGCTCCTTCCAAGCTCCTGTCCGCACTTCCTGCTGCCTGGTGTTTATAGTGCTCCcaattgttttgcttttgtatGGTTTCCTTTTGTAT comes from the Acinonyx jubatus isolate Ajub_Pintada_27869175 chromosome C1, VMU_Ajub_asm_v1.0, whole genome shotgun sequence genome and includes:
- the ZNF804A gene encoding zinc finger protein 804A produces the protein MECYYIVISSTHLSNGHFRNIKGVFRGPLSKNGNKTLDYAEKENTIAKALEDLKANFYCELCDKQYYKHQEFDNHINSYDHAHKQRLKELKQREFARNVASKSRKDERKQEKALQRLHKLAELRKETVCAPGSGPMFKSTTVTVKENCNEISQRVAVDSVNNQEDFKYTLIHSEENTKDVTTVAEDPESANNYTAKNNQLGDQAQGIHRHKIGFSFAFPKKAAVKLESSAAAFSEYNDDASVEKGFSRKSRFVPGTCHLQLSSPTDVLLSSEEKANSFHPPEGMCTEKETAQTQEMKEVSSEKDTFLLPSFCQFQLPLSSDADNCQNSIPLADQIPLGDVIINEGIPMSDNSSELLGNKSTVLDIANECISLQAITEENVKDHDTSIVEADNKNYGPEMLAPSNSEEENITFHKKKDLYKRPCEPFVPVLNKDGTTILQWPSEMLIYTSTQPSISYSCNPLCFDFKSTKLNNNLDKNKLPINGLSSQQKGEDIFKRPVSECKDTPIVGLTDYGTGGSRNQCTQVIPLLVGGTLSNTCNSGKNGNMGQRYKNISCRIRNTKKYNFTKCQMKQGTLDEKYHKIRLKDTHEHWFHKSRRKKRRKKLCQHHHGEKTKESEIHFQMETENSYTDITRKNLLETISEKQYLAAGQLLDSQQLPDKRPKPSTIYLSENEEMCKAQNTENDSNDANSSKNHCTKSSVVFSEQSNPTVIQSRKHNLTYSRTYCSWKAKISGCSQDHRCLVLQNDMSCLSQNQAVKRGYNSLINESERFHRKRRQHSYSYSSDESLNRQNYLPEEFLRPPRASAPCKPKRKRRRKRRFHIGFEALELKENTDHPKKGNSSLCHQEELVSEDKTGDIKPQEVANAEKNSEEAEGEENQATLPLGGPLPPEACGEAAQSVLETPSGDSRDISHPRATSVYHVASAATKEEIGNTLLQQKERGEGINIHEKQIPFKVPNTDRNFRQSQPKSYLCHYELAEALPQGKVNEASTEWLRFNSGILNTQPPLPFKEAHVSGHTFVTTEQILAPLALPDQALLIPIENHDKFRNLPCEVYQHILPPNMLANKVKFTFAPAALPPPSPPLQPLQPLPLQQPFCSTSVTTLHHAVLQQHAAAAAAAAAAAAAGTFKVLQPHQQFLSHAPALTRTALPQISVGPVGPRLCPGNQPTFVAPPQMPIIPASVLHPSHLAFPPLPHALFPSLLAPHPTVIPLQPLF